From the Deltaproteobacteria bacterium genome, the window TGGCTGGGAGCAAGGCGAACCTTACGACCATAGTCACATCCAGGTCCCAGGCGCTCTCCATCCTGAAGGGCACGTGCCTCCCACAGGTTGCCTTTTCCAGGATCGTTGTACCCAGGTCCTTGAAAAGTGCCGTCGTGAAAAGGTCTTACTGGAGCCTGCAGGGACTCATACCCTTCGGTGTCTGAGGCACGGTATCGCCGACCTTCTCGTACTGGAGGGGGTGGAAAAGAGGTACGGCGAGGCCGTGGCGCTTCATCCCGCAAGCCTGGTCCTGAAATGCGGTGAGGTTTACGGCTTGGTGGGGGAGACCGGCTCGGGAAAAACCACCCTGGCCATGATCGCGTCCGGGGCCTTAAAGCCCGATGGGGGCAGGCGTATCTTCGACGGCAGGGACATGGAAGAGTGGGAAGCCCGGGATTACCGGTCCCTTGCGCGTCGGATCGGCGTCGTTTACCAGAGTCCTGCGGAGTCCGTGAGTCACCGTTTCACGGTGGAGGAGATCGTGGCGGAGCCCTTGACGATACATGAGCCCTCCCTCAGGAAGAAGGAGCGTCGGGAAAGGGTCCTGCAGGTCTTGAAGGATGTTCATCTCTCAACGGACGAGACGTTCCTTGGCCGCTATCCCCACGAGTTGAACATGGGTGCAATCCAGAGGGTCTGCTTGGCCCGGGCCCTCGTGCTGGAGCCTTCACTCCTGGTTGCCGACGAACCCACCAGTTCCCTGGACCCGAGTGTTCAGGCCAAGGTGTTGAAGCTTCTCCTCGATCTCCAGATCGAGAGGGGTTTGACCCTTCTCTTGGTGACCCACGATATCGGGGTCGCCCGGAAAATTTGTGACAGGATGGGCGTTATGTATAGGGGGCACTTGGTCGAAACGGGTCCCGCGTTCCAGGTCCTCTCCAATCCCAGCCACCCCTATACCCGCAGGCTCATTGAGTGTGCATCGGGCCATTATCCGGGAAACGGACACGAAAAACGGTTTTGGAAGAGGTCAAATAGAGGGGCAGGGGACCCCCCCTCATTCAAGACTTCGGGCACACCCGGGGAAGTGGAT encodes:
- a CDS encoding ABC transporter ATP-binding protein, with product MSVRIEQLSVLYRDGKHSLLALEEVNLEILPGRCLALVGESGSGKTTLGLACMGLLPKNASIRGTIRYNGSLLVPGDERAVNRLRWSHLAMVFQNGAAHLNPVHRIVDQVAEPLIQRALLPRTEALERASRLLEKVGLGPECLHRYPHELSGGQAQRAMIAMALILDPRVLILDEPTSALDPIHKGMVSEVIRSAKETGKAVLLITHDLEFAARNSDVAAVLYLGQIMETLPSGDLFEQPLHPYTSALVRSFPGMNRPRDLGGIRGDAFYRMVHRHGWEQGEPYDHSHIQVPGALHPEGHVPPTGCLFQDRCTQVLEKCRREKVLLEPAGTHTLRCLRHGIADLLVLEGVEKRYGEAVALHPASLVLKCGEVYGLVGETGSGKTTLAMIASGALKPDGGRRIFDGRDMEEWEARDYRSLARRIGVVYQSPAESVSHRFTVEEIVAEPLTIHEPSLRKKERRERVLQVLKDVHLSTDETFLGRYPHELNMGAIQRVCLARALVLEPSLLVADEPTSSLDPSVQAKVLKLLLDLQIERGLTLLLVTHDIGVARKICDRMGVMYRGHLVETGPAFQVLSNPSHPYTRRLIECASGHYPGNGHEKRFWKRSNRGAGDPPSFKTSGTPGEVDSDDFSLLDKERVLGREEACFKTERKIK